One genomic segment of Hymenobacter psoromatis includes these proteins:
- a CDS encoding 30S ribosomal protein S16, producing MAVKIRLARRGRKKAATYDIVVADARAPRDGRFIEKLGTYNPNTNPATINYDGDRAFYWVMAGAQPTETVRAMLAYRGVLLRRHLQLGVGKGALTQEVADQRYQDWLSDKDAKIEAKKVGLTDTKADARKQQLAAETKVKEARAEAQQKKQAAALAAATPAAPAETETETTETAEISAEDAA from the coding sequence ATGGCAGTTAAAATCCGCCTCGCCCGTCGGGGCCGCAAGAAGGCCGCGACATACGACATCGTAGTAGCCGACGCCCGCGCCCCGCGCGATGGCCGCTTCATTGAGAAGCTCGGTACCTACAACCCCAACACCAACCCCGCTACCATCAACTACGACGGCGACCGCGCCTTCTATTGGGTAATGGCCGGCGCGCAGCCTACCGAAACCGTGCGGGCCATGCTTGCCTACCGCGGCGTGTTGCTGCGCCGCCACCTCCAGCTGGGGGTAGGCAAAGGTGCTCTCACCCAAGAAGTTGCCGACCAGCGCTACCAGGACTGGCTGAGCGACAAAGATGCCAAGATTGAAGCTAAGAAAGTTGGCCTCACCGACACCAAGGCCGATGCCCGCAAGCAGCAGCTTGCCGCCGAAACCAAGGTGAAGGAAGCCCGCGCCGAAGCGCAGCAAAAGAAGCAGGCTGCCGCCCTGGCCGCCGCTACCCCCGCCGCCCCGGCCGAAACGGAAACCGAGACGACGGAAACCGCCGAAATCTCGGCCGAGGATGCCGCCTAA
- the rimM gene encoding ribosome maturation factor RimM (Essential for efficient processing of 16S rRNA), with the protein MTRDECFELGFIVKPHGLKGLMVTQLDVDDAATYDKLKTLYLALPAAPGTLTPYPIERVNPQGGLRVLLKLRGIERIEEAEPLRGAKLWLPLAELPPLAEHQFYFHDVIGFQVIDAKEGPLGVVENFYELPQQDVLAMRYQGQEVLLPVVDELVSHADMEAKQLFVNMPEGLLDIYLNPGAHKNPNAD; encoded by the coding sequence ATGACCCGCGACGAGTGCTTTGAGCTGGGCTTCATCGTGAAGCCCCACGGCCTGAAGGGCCTGATGGTCACGCAGCTAGACGTGGACGATGCTGCCACCTACGACAAGCTCAAGACTCTGTACCTGGCCCTACCCGCCGCGCCGGGCACGCTCACGCCCTACCCCATCGAGCGCGTAAACCCGCAGGGGGGCTTGCGGGTGCTGCTCAAGCTGCGCGGCATCGAGCGCATTGAGGAGGCCGAGCCGCTGCGTGGGGCCAAGCTCTGGCTGCCACTGGCCGAACTGCCGCCGCTGGCCGAGCATCAGTTTTACTTCCACGATGTTATTGGCTTTCAAGTAATTGATGCCAAAGAAGGCCCGCTGGGCGTGGTCGAAAACTTCTACGAGCTGCCGCAGCAGGATGTACTGGCCATGCGCTACCAGGGCCAGGAAGTGCTGCTGCCCGTGGTGGATGAGCTGGTGAGCCACGCCGATATGGAGGCGAAACAGCTTTTCGTCAACATGCCCGAGGGCTTGCTGGACATCTACCTCAACCCCGGCGCGCACAAAAATCCGAACGCGGATTAA
- a CDS encoding acyl-CoA desaturase, translating to MIILVFFVAHYYLSLFTQTFYLHRYAAHKMFTMNKFWEKFFFLFTYICQGSSFLSPRAYALLHRMHHAYSDTELDPHSPLFSNNAFDMMWKTKGIYNDVLNHQHELAERFEGDYPVWQAIEDFGDKWYSRLGWGTAYVLFYINFATAWWMYLLLPIHFLMGPIHGAIVNWGGHKYGYQNFDNHDHSKNTLAMDFLAFGELFQNNHHKLPMRVNFGVKWWEFDPTYVAIWTLDKARIIKIKRRDVQPKQRTKKLAQAA from the coding sequence ATGATTATCCTGGTTTTCTTCGTTGCCCACTACTACCTCTCGCTGTTCACGCAGACGTTTTATTTACACCGCTACGCGGCGCATAAGATGTTTACGATGAATAAGTTCTGGGAGAAATTCTTCTTCCTCTTCACCTATATCTGCCAGGGTAGCTCCTTCCTGTCGCCGCGGGCATACGCTCTGCTACACCGGATGCACCACGCCTACTCCGACACGGAGCTGGACCCGCACTCACCACTGTTTTCCAACAACGCGTTTGACATGATGTGGAAGACGAAGGGCATTTATAACGACGTGCTAAACCATCAGCACGAACTGGCCGAGCGCTTCGAGGGCGACTATCCGGTGTGGCAGGCCATCGAGGACTTTGGCGATAAATGGTACTCGCGCCTGGGCTGGGGCACGGCCTACGTGCTGTTTTACATCAACTTCGCCACCGCCTGGTGGATGTACCTGCTCCTACCCATCCACTTCCTGATGGGGCCGATTCACGGGGCCATCGTGAACTGGGGCGGCCATAAGTACGGCTACCAGAACTTCGACAACCACGACCACAGCAAGAACACGCTGGCAATGGACTTCCTGGCCTTCGGCGAGCTGTTTCAGAACAACCACCACAAGCTACCGATGCGCGTCAACTTCGGCGTGAAGTGGTGGGAGTTCGACCCGACCTACGTGGCCATCTGGACGCTGGATAAGGCCCGGATTATTAAAATCAAGCGCCGCGACGTGCAGCCCAAGCAGCGCACCAAGAAGCTGGCGCAGGCTGCGTAG
- the trmD gene encoding tRNA (guanosine(37)-N1)-methyltransferase TrmD — protein MRVDILTCQPALLESPFAHSIVKRAQDKGLAEIRVHNLRDYAINKHGQLDDYVFGGGAGMVLRVEPIAAWIDELRAQRPYDAIIYLTPDGETLRQPLANRLSLLGNIILLCGHYKGVDQRIREEYVTHEISVGDYVLSGGELAAAILVDAVVRLLPGVLGNEESALSDSFQDGLLAPPVYTRPAEWRGRAVPEILLSGNTPRIEEWRHEQALAHTQAKRPDLLGQG, from the coding sequence ATGCGTGTAGATATCCTGACCTGCCAGCCGGCGCTGCTCGAAAGCCCGTTCGCCCATTCCATTGTGAAGCGGGCGCAGGACAAGGGCTTGGCCGAAATCCGGGTGCACAACCTGCGCGACTACGCCATCAACAAGCACGGGCAGCTCGACGACTACGTGTTTGGGGGCGGGGCGGGCATGGTGCTGCGCGTGGAGCCCATCGCGGCCTGGATTGACGAACTGCGGGCGCAACGGCCCTATGACGCCATCATCTACCTCACGCCCGACGGCGAAACTTTGCGCCAGCCGCTGGCCAACCGGCTCTCGCTGCTGGGCAATATTATCCTGCTTTGTGGCCACTATAAAGGCGTAGACCAGCGCATTCGGGAGGAGTACGTGACCCACGAAATCAGCGTGGGCGACTACGTACTGAGCGGCGGCGAGCTGGCGGCGGCCATCCTGGTAGATGCCGTGGTGCGGCTGCTGCCCGGCGTGCTCGGCAACGAGGAATCGGCGCTATCCGACTCCTTTCAAGATGGGCTGCTGGCCCCGCCGGTGTATACCCGGCCGGCCGAGTGGCGCGGGCGGGCCGTGCCCGAAATCCTGCTCTCGGGCAATACGCCACGCATTGAGGAGTGGCGGCACGAGCAAGCGCTGGCCCACACCCAGGCCAAGCGGCCCGATTTGCTGGGGCAGGGATAA
- the rplS gene encoding 50S ribosomal protein L19 codes for MSVLLDFINAEGQERRASFPKFAAGDTINVHVKIREGNKERVQQFQGVVIQRRNPSSNGETFTVRKISNQIGTERIFPLLSPNIDKIEVIRRGKVRRARLFYLRGLSGKAARIKERRRDIAKEVAA; via the coding sequence ATGAGCGTACTACTCGATTTTATTAATGCCGAAGGCCAGGAGCGCCGCGCCAGCTTTCCCAAGTTTGCTGCCGGCGACACCATTAACGTGCACGTGAAAATCCGCGAGGGTAATAAGGAGCGCGTGCAGCAGTTCCAGGGCGTGGTGATTCAGCGCCGCAACCCCAGCAGCAATGGTGAAACGTTCACCGTGCGCAAGATTTCCAACCAGATTGGTACCGAGCGCATCTTTCCGTTGCTGTCGCCCAATATCGACAAAATCGAGGTTATCCGCCGCGGCAAAGTGCGCCGCGCCCGCCTGTTCTACCTGCGTGGCCTCTCGGGCAAAGCCGCCCGCATCAAGGAGCGTCGCCGCGACATCGCGAAGGAAGTAGCTGCGTAA